One stretch of Miscanthus floridulus cultivar M001 chromosome 18, ASM1932011v1, whole genome shotgun sequence DNA includes these proteins:
- the LOC136521798 gene encoding pentatricopeptide repeat-containing protein 10, chloroplastic-like, whose protein sequence is MEATGRGVFPNKPTLPAGPRKRGPLIPAAPPPPSPSSLPLDSLLLHLTAAPAPAPAPRRSHPTPTPPHSFLSPAAQALVLAISSHPLPTLAAFLASRRDELLRADIPSLLKALELSGHWEWALALLRWAGAEGTADASALEMVVRALGREGQHDAVCALLDEVPLPPGSRLDVRAYTTVLHALSRAGRYERAVELFAELQRQGVAPTLVTYNVVLDVYGRMGRSWPQIVALLDEMRAAGVEPDDFTASTVITACCRDGLVDEAVAFFEDLKARGHAPCVVTYNALLQVFGKAGNYTKALRVLKEMEQNGCQPDAVTYNELAGTYARAGFYEEAAKCLDTMTSKGLLPNAFTYNTVMTAYGNVGKVDEALALFDQMKKSGFVPNVNTYNLILGMLGKKSRFTVMLEMLGEMSRSGCTPNRVTWNTMLAVCGKRGMEDYVTRVLEGMKSCGVELSRDTYNTLIL, encoded by the coding sequence atggaGGCCACCGGCCGGGGGGTGTTCCCGAACAAGCCCACCCTCCCGGCGGGGCCGAGGAAGCGGGGCCCGCTCATCCCGGCCGCGCCCCCGCCGCCGTCTCCCTCCTCGCTCCCGCTCGACTCGCTCCTGCTCCACCTcaccgcggcgccggcgccggcccccGCGCCGCGGCGGTCGCACCCGACACCGACGCCGCCGCACTCCTTCCTCTCCCCCGCCGCGCAGGCGCTCGTGCTCGCCATCTCCTCGCACCCGCTCCCGACACTCGCGGCCTTCCTCGCCTCCCGCCGCGACGAGCTCCTCCGCGCGGACATCCCGTCCCTGCTCAAGGCGCTCGAGCTCTCGGGGCACTGGGAGTGGGCGCTCGCGCTCCTCCGATGGGCCGGCGCCGAGGGCACCGCCGACGCGTCCGCGCTCGAGATGGTCGTCCGCGCGCTGGGGCGCGAGGGCCAGCACGACGCCGTCTGCGCGCTGCTCGACGAAGTGCCGCTCCCGCCCGGGTCCCGCCTCGACGTCCGCGCCTACACCACCGTGCTCCACGCGCTCTCCCGGGCGGGTCGGTACGAGCGCGCGGTCGAGCTCTTCGCCGAACTCCAGCGGCAGGGGGTGGCGCCCACGCTCGTCACCTACAACGTCGTGCTCGACGTGTACGGCCGGATGGGCCGCTCGTGGCCGCAGATTGTCGCCCTCCTAGATGAGATGCGGGCCGCCGGGGTCGAGCCCGACGACTTCACCGCCAGCACGGTGATCACCGCGTGTTGCCGTGATGGGCTTGTTGATGAGGCTGTGGCATTCTTCGAGGACCTCAAGGCCCGGGGCCACGCCCCGTGCGTCGTCACCTACAATGCGCTGCTCCAGGTGTTTGGCAAGGCCGGAAACTACACCAAGGCTCTGCGAGTGCTCAAGGAGATGGAGCAGAACGGTTGTCAGCCAGATGCTGTGACGTACAATGAGCTCGCCGGAACATATGCCCGGGCTGGGTTCTACGAGGAGGCTGCCAAGTGCCTGGACACAATGACATCCAAGGGTTTATTGCCAAACGCATTCACATATAACACCGTGATGACAGCTTATGGGAATGTTGGGAAGGTGGATGAGGCACTTGCTCTGTTTGACCAGATGAAGAAGAGCGGGTTTGTGCCGAATGTGAACACATACAATCTTATCCTTGGCATGCTTGGCAAGAAATCAAGGTTCACTGTGATGCTAGAGATGCTTGGAGAGATGTCAAGGAGTGGATGCACACCAAATCGGGTCACATGGAACACAATGCTTGCAGTCTGTGGGAAGCGTGGCATGGAGGACTATGTCACCCGGGTTTTGGAGGGGATGAAGTCTTGTGGGGTTGAACTGAGCCGAGACACCTACAACACcctgatcttgtaa